Proteins encoded in a region of the Triticum dicoccoides isolate Atlit2015 ecotype Zavitan chromosome 3A, WEW_v2.0, whole genome shotgun sequence genome:
- the LOC119269431 gene encoding U-box domain-containing protein 16-like, with amino-acid sequence MAKPRAVVTAAAPSTSYASAFLPPPASPCDGDLLRSLHRLARDLSAADAPAPFLRAAFASVSRRARLLAAAFDDLLLCAAGEGGLPRSASLCLREVLLVLQRFKAVVADCAARSRTLLLLQSDETDAELRDLHHDLATLLDLLPVVELGLADDVMDLLALASRQCRRCASAAEPEPALKATVLSLIEEIEREIVPERERLEEILEEVGINDPASCSDEIESLEREIGDRASERWTAAMIALVGLLRYAKCVLFSATPRPSDSKADVDVEDDGESPAPPPDLRCPISLDLMRDPVVAASGQTYDRESIDRWFSSGKSTCPKTGQVLANLELVPNKSLKNLISKWCRENGVAMEVCEASKSEQAQAVAANKAALEVARMTASFLVKKLSVSFSPDAANRVVHEIRLLSKSGSDNRAFVGEAGAVPMLVPLLYSEDAGLQLNAVTALLNLSILEANKKRIMHADGAVEAVTHIMSSGTTWRAKENAAAAVLSLASVHTYRRRLGRNPSVVEKLVHLVRTGPTSTKKDALAALLSLAGERENVGKLVEAGVAEAALSAISDEETAAAVLAALAKRGGAEAIVSIDGAVARLVAEMRRGTEWARESATAALVLLCRRLGARAVTQVMGVAGVEWAIWELMGTGTDRARRKAASLGRICRRWAAASAADGERGAECPASSVVPPAMMAS; translated from the coding sequence ATGGCCAAGCCGAGAGCGGTGGTGACCGCCGCCGCGCCGTCCACGTCCTACGCGTCGGCGTTCCtgccgccgcccgcgtcgccgtGCGACGGCGACCTGCTCCGCTCGCTGCACCGCCTGGCGCGCGACCTCTCGGCCGCCGACGCGCCCGCGCCCTTCCTGCGCGCCGCCTTCGCGTCCGTCTCGCGGCGCGCCAGGCTGCTCGCCGCCGCCTTCGACGACCTGCTGCTGTGCGCCGCGGGCGAGGGCGGCCTGCCGCGGTCGGCCTCGCTGTGCCTCCGCGAGGTGCTCCTCGTGCTGCAGCGCTTCAAGGCCGTCGTGGCCGACTGCGCCGCGCGGAGCcgcacgctgctgctgctgcagtcCGACGAGACGGACGCCGAGCTGCGCGACCTGCACCACGACCTCGCCACGCTGCTCGACCTGCTGCCCGTCGTCGAGCTCGGCCTCGCCGACGACGTCATGGACCTCCTCGCCCTCGCCTCGCGCCAGTGCCGCCGCTGCGCGTCGGCCGCCGAGCCGGAGCCGGCGCTCAAGGCCACCGTGCTGTCGCTGATCGAGGAGATCGAGCGGGAGATCGTGCCGGAGCGGGAGAGGCTCGAGGAGATCCTGGAGGAGGTTGGCATCAACGACCCGGCCAGCTGCAGCGACGAGATCGAGAGCCTCGAGCGGGAGATCGGCGACCGGGCGTCCGAGAGATGGACTGCCGCCATGATCGCCCTCGTCGGCCTGCTCCGGTACGCCAAGTGCGTCCTGTTCAGTGCCACGCCCCGGCCGTCGGATTCCAAGGCGGACGTCGATGTCGAAGACGACGGGGAGTCGCCGGCGCCCCCGCCGGACCTCCGGTGCCCCATCTCCCTCGATCTAATGCGCGACCCCGTCGTCGCCGCTAGCGGTCAGACCTACGACCGCGAGTCGATCGACCGGTGGTTCAGCTCCGGCAAGTCAACGTGTCCCAAGACGGGGCAGGTCTTGGCCAATCTGGAGCTGGTGCCCAACAAGTCTCTCAAGAACCTCATCTCCAAGTGGTGCCGGGAGAACGGCGTGGCCATGGAGGTGTGCGAGGCCAGCAAGAGCGAGCAGGCCCAGGCGGTGGCCGCCAACAAGGCGGCGCTCGAGGTGGCGCGCATGACGGCGTCGTTTCTGGTGAAGAAGCTCTCCGTCTCATTCTCCCCCGACGCGGCCAACCGCGTCGTCCACGAGATCCGGCTGCTCTCCAAGTCCGGCTCAGACAACCGCGCGTTCGTCGGGGAGGCCGGCGCCGTGCCGATGCTGGTACCCCTGCTCTACTCCGAGGACGCCGGGCTCCAGCTCAACGCCGTGACCGCGCTGCTCAACCTCTCCATCCTCGAGGCCAACAAGAAGCGCATCATGCACGCCGACGGCGCCGTGGAGGCGGTGACCCACATCATGAGCTCCGGCACGACGTGGCGCGCCAAGGAGAACGCCGCGGCGGCCGTGCTCAGCCTGGCGTCCGTGCACACGTACCGCCGCAGGCTCGGCCGGAACCCGTCCGTCGTGGAAAAGCTGGTCCATCTCGTGCGCACCGGGCCGACGAGCACGAAGAAGGACGCGCTGGCGGCGCTGCTGTCGCTGGCGGGCGAGAGGGAGAACGTGGGGAAGCTGGTGGAAGCCGGCGTGGCCGAGGCGGCGCTGTCGGCCATCAGCGACGAGGAGACGGCCGCGGCGGTGCTGGCGGCATTGGCCAAGCGAGGGGGCGCGGAGGCGATCGTGAGCATCGACGGCGCGGTGGCGCGGCTCGTGGCCGAGATGCGGCGCGGCACGGAGTGGGCCCGGGAGTCGGCGACGGCGGCGCTGGTGCTGCTGTGCCGGCGGCTGGGCGCGCGGGCCGTGACGCAGGTGATGGGCGTGGCCGGCGTGGAGTGGGCGATCTGGGAGCTGATGGGCACCGGCACGGACCGCGCCAGGCGGAAGGCCGCGTCGCTGGGCAGGATCTGCCGGCGGTGGGCGGCCGCGTCCGCCGCCGACGGGGAGCGGGGCGCCGAGTGCCCCGCCTCCAGCGTGGTGCCGCCGGCCATGATGGCCTCCTAG